A stretch of DNA from Schizosaccharomyces osmophilus chromosome 2, complete sequence:
ttgttttattaagACATTTTATGAACATCAATGACATTAAGTGGAAAAACATTCCCAAAAAGAGCACGAGATTGAACgtgaaagcaaacaaagaaattcaCTCTGATACAGACTTTAATCAAGCATTAACAATACACATACAAATATTACTGACTGAACTGTCTCAACAAGACATAGTCCATAAAACCAAGTAAACCAGCCAACATACAAAACTCATTAAATGTTGCTTCTCACATCAGTATTTGATGCTTGTATATAGTGCTGAGCTGATGGATGCTCTTCAATATGTGCTTGTGCTGTCGCTCCTAAAGCAGGTTGAGGTGCTTGTCCTGTTTGGGTAAATTCAGCCGGTTGCTGAACATTCGGTTGCTTTTCCATAGAGACACTGGCATCTAAAATTGCACGGACCGCATGGTCATTATCACTACCAGCAACAACGGAAGTTTCCAACTGCTGCTTATTCTCAACCTCCGTAGACCGATTAGGGATTGGCTCAGAAACGCTGCCCCAGGCTCGTGGAGGATTTGCTGGAGATGTGGAAGCACCTAACGGAGAAGCAGGTGCTGAAGTACCAGAATTTGCAGTGCGTAACTTTTGCACCATTGATTCCCTCCACGAACtaattccttcaaaaccatTTGCTAAATCTACACCTTGCAAATCGTGCATTTGCTCATCGATTTTTTTAGGAGATGGTTGGGGCAATTGAGAATACACCATATGGTTGTTTAAAGGATTTCTGTAGGGGGATATTGTATCATAAGAACCAACGTGAGGCCAATCATGGGGATTTGGAACAGCCACGTACTTCCAAAAAGGTGCGGGAGAAGAAGTGGAATACGCCGCGTTTGTTGCAGGCGAAGCCGACGCAGGATTTTTCGACTGAGAAATTGTACTTGGATCAGGAGAATAATCTTGACTAGCTATAATATCGGACAGTACAGCTCTGGTCGGCGTCTTGTAAGAGCCGCCTTCCTTGTCTTTGGATTCAGAAGGAGCTTCTTCAGTCATAGGAGAACCTTCCCTTTTGGGAGTAGAAGGAGACTGATGGCGAACTGGGGTAGGGATAGGAGGGGACGTATGCTCAGGGTCTGAGTTTTCTCTCTTCAACGTGAAAGGAGGTGTGCAAAGAAATGGGGGAGGCGTTTTTTTGTAGGGTGTTTTTTTAGTCTTCGCGATAAACTCCTCCCGAAATTCGGGTTCGATTGACCATTTCATACCCTTGCCTTGTTCGCCGGACTTCCGAGGAACCTTTCTAAAAGCTTTGTTTAAAGACAAATTGTGTCGAATGGAATTCTGCCATCCGCTTTTTGTCGTTCTGTAATATGGATAATGAGTCGAAATCCAGTTGTAAATATTGGAAAGTGTCATCATGCAATCGGGAGAGGAGAGAATGGCTTGAGCAATCATTACTGAATAACTATAGGGAGGTTTTCTATTGTCATAGACGCTGTTTTCTATGGTCGCCGACGATTCCTCTGATTTCTCAgcttcttccatttcttccCCAACTTTCTCCTCCGTGATAGTTTGCTCAGATGCGTTCGGCAAAACAAACATCATTTGCAGTCCCGCAACATCGAGAATTGATCTATTTATATTAGTATCAAgtgtatttcttttttccgtAAGTTGCTTTCTTATTTTGggatgaaaaaagaaacctgGGGATCATGGGGTTAAATCCCAGAAGCATAAATAGTTTAATCACAGTTCTGGCAAAAGGTAAAAACAAGTCAGAACCACCATCAATAAAGAGCTTTTAACCTGAACTTTTGCCTTCTTGTGTCCCATAAACTATCATCCCaagctttttttgctgCCATCGCCAAAATAAACAGAGCACAAACATCACATACCCACTAGAAAGGTTCACAACCTCTCCTGGTTTGTATAACTTTCCATCTACCTTAACACCGTTTCTCCCGTAAATTGTGCAGTTCCATGTTTGACCCTGCATATTGTACTCAACAACAGCATGCTTGCGACTAACCACTTTCGACGGTCCAAAATTCATGTCTACCTCTTCAttatcttcttctttgccTTTTACGGATTGGTTTGCAGGCTCACGACCAAGAATTAGTCGAATTTTCTTAACGTAATATGTCCATGTACTACCAGCGAATTTGGCATACGCTTGAATCTCTCCCGAATGTCGTTCGGcgttctttttgtttgagtAGTCCTCAACAATCCTCATTTCATGTCCTGGGACTGTCAATTTCGAAATTCGCGACTCGAGACGTCCATTCGATTTAACGTCCGCTTCAGGCTCTGTTTTCGTCTGTTTTTTCGATcccaattcttctttgttttcttcgaTTTCAGAGTAACTCCCTGAATCATTTTCTAACTTGTGTGAGGCCATTTTCTACAATACAGCAATTGTGCTGTTGGTgtatgtttatttacacttttttgttgttgtcAACATTCGTTTATCCGCCGTTGGCAGCACATTTCGAAGTAAACAGAACTTATACGTGTATCTA
This window harbors:
- the fkh2 gene encoding DNA-binding forkhead transcription factor Fkh2 gives rise to the protein MASHKLENDSGSYSEIEENKEELGSKKQTKTEPEADVKSNGRLESRISKLTVPGHEMRIVEDYSNKKNAERHSGEIQAYAKFAGSTWTYYVKKIRLILGREPANQSVKGKEEDNEEVDMNFGPSKVVSRKHAVVEYNMQGQTWNCTIYGRNGVKVDGKLYKPGEVVNLSSGSILDVAGLQMMFVLPNASEQTITEEKVGEEMEEAEKSEESSATIENSVYDNRKPPYSYSVMIAQAILSSPDCMMTLSNIYNWISTHYPYYRTTKSGWQNSIRHNLSLNKAFRKVPRKSGEQGKGMKWSIEPEFREEFIAKTKKTPYKKTPPPFLCTPPFTLKRENSDPEHTSPPIPTPVRHQSPSTPKREGSPMTEEAPSESKDKEGGSYKTPTRAVLSDIIASQDYSPDPSTISQSKNPASASPATNAAYSTSSPAPFWKYVAVPNPHDWPHVGSYDTISPYRNPLNNHMVYSQLPQPSPKKIDEQMHDLQGVDLANGFEGISSWRESMVQKLRTANSGTSAPASPLGASTSPANPPRAWGSVSEPIPNRSTEVENKQQLETSVVAGSDNDHAVRAILDASVSMEKQPNVQQPAEFTQTGQAPQPALGATAQAHIEEHPSAQHYIQASNTDVRSNI